Genomic segment of Geotrypetes seraphini chromosome 4, aGeoSer1.1, whole genome shotgun sequence:
aagtaaaaccttgTACATTGCAGGAGCACCTGAAGTGTAAGTTTTCCCACATTGCATTGCTAATGTGCTTTAACCCTGCTTTGGAGAAATCACCTTTAAGAGGAAATAGGTTAATTTGgcctagggttactatatggttccagaaaaaggaggacagattgagacatcaaggttttacttccattggggTAATTTTTGCAAAGAGGTACACACTCtagaccagtggtgtacctagtatatgtgCACAAAACACAGGGGAAGCAAATCCACAAAGTACAAAATAGCAGaaaaaagtggaattgtccaatcagaaaaggtgattggacaattccacttttttctgtacctagtatatgtgacacccggagcccatcattttttgacacccccccatctgtatgaaaacatgatttttagtaacaatccacatgtcacacatgagtacctagaaaaaggcagcatcttacatactgcaatgagcagtacaacatcaatacacccattgtaaaactaaacaagccagactagtacagatcaatcctgcagtcaatcctaacaaaaaactatgtctttcgaacacacagaacacaccttcgcctagtatggaatatgtaatccctccctcttttacaaaactgtagtgtggattttagccacggaggtaacagctctgacgctcatagaattctgagcatcagagctgctaccaccacggctggcgctaaaaaacgctccacaattttgtaaaagggaggataaaatagaaatacataaacaaaagttaaattgaaccagcaagaagctggactctgcatacaatgcaccacagaaacagtgacacatgtctcctaaagcaataaataaatagaaattttttttctacctttgtcttctgtggtttctgctttcttcatcttcttgtacctctcttccttccatccactgtctgccgtttCTCTtaccctatatggcatcttctctccttctatgcctcttctagaaactgtatgcctcccccttccatttctcctttcaccccattggtctggcatctctttcctctccttccctctcccacacctctcctctgcaatccttttcccttttatccctcattttccttttcaatttattttctacatctgtctagattacgttcttactaccctctcatcaatttccttttttgctatagcttgccacctctttccctcactccttcattgtttccctaactcaatccttttctccccatcatgtgccctccttttatttatcccctccttccatcatgtaccctctttctctaacTCTTCCatttagtaccttctcctctctctgtccacttccatccagcgtctgctcccctctttctctcctcccatttccttcctgcatttgctcccttatctctcccatctgcacttccatccagcataggctccccactaccatccaatgtctgccctttctctctccatccacccctcttcaatcagcatctgccccctttctttccctccaatatccttcccccttatgtctctcccatttctctgtacatcaattccatcagcactacccttccataccaccctgccccctttctttccctccaccactcttccattccaacAGTCTTGCTCCTttttctcccttcatgcagcaaggtcccgcgaagactgtagctgcctgctgccagtccatcccactccgacgtacttgctctggagcggactcggcagctgcatgctggaaggtcccgcaatgactcgtctgctggctctgctccggaagaagtaagttatgtcagaggggatagacccggcagacgcagggagttgcggcaaagtcccgcaatgactgtgtctgtcagatccaccccctccgatgtaacttacttattccggagcagagccggcagatgagtcatcgcgggaccttcctgcacctcagcatggctgccaactctgctgcagagaaagtaagtcagaggtaacttgaccatttatttttttcagcaaaaggggacatctattaattgactgtatcctttctttcatttctttctttctgcactcaggcccaaaaattgtccctttctattccctccctccttccttcccatgttcttggtgccctcagtgcctccgtcctgtgtccttagtgccaccagtgcctccttatgtcccccactgccttccagattttgtccacccccaaagtcagcctgcctacttatctccctccctccctgccgtgctaaagccagccagcttgcctgcctacatccttccctccctgccgcagaaaaaaaagcctctctccttcttttcccccggtccacgccactgcagtcttacctccccgctgctgctgctaactgtcaacaagaagtcttctttccgacgtcaattctgacgtcggagaggacgttccgggccagccaggcagtgattggctggaccggaacgtcctctccgacgtcagaattgacgtcggaaagaagacttcttgttggcgattagcagcagcagcggggaggtaagactccagtggcgcggaccgggggaaaggaaggaggggcaggtccagttgcacagtagggcaggaggacccggacttggccggctgtgcacccccgcaaggcgtgcacccagggcggaccgctcccccaccccttcttggtacgccactgctctagaCTACATAAGGTtcctaaaaaaatcagtgcagAAAATGGTAgtgagtgctattttataaatggcgcgCAAAGTTACACACCATTGGACACCTGACCCTGCCCTAACCTTCCCACACCCTGCCCTCGGCCTCACCCACAACCCCACCATACCCTGCCCCACCCCTCACCTTTCAATTCTTTAGTTCTCCTTcctatcctctgtacccttttaccTGCAtagaatgtgtacagtgctgtgtatgcctagtagcactatagaaataattagtagtagccaTTGTAGTAGTATCAGTTCTAGCTCCATCCCTGTCTCTTCTTCCATCccttgcctccaaggccattcttctaTTCCAGTCCCTATATTCCACCCcatccagcttctcttccttctgTACCCTTTCTCCTGTACTCCACCCCAgggccaatatctctctcttctttcccttgCTCCCTCCCCATGGTATTgcatctctttccccctccccgaaTCCACCATCTTTCTCAATCTCTCCCCACATCCCAGAATCTACCTCTTTCTCCCTAGCCACTGCATTGAATCTGTGGACAGCTTGGCAGAAGCAACGGGTTGAGCCTGTTGCAGTCGTATTGCTCTGAAAGTTGTATCTCCGCAGGTCCtgcctatgtgggaacaggaagtcactgcagagaaGCCACTTCTGGGGCATGCCAACAGCAGTAGGCTCACTTCATTGCCGCTGCtgggctgcccaaagattcaatgcagcggtcagagatggatgtaggagggAGAGTTAGAAGACCCAGCTAAACCCAGCCAGATAACCCCAATCTAAGAAAACCATCCGGACacatctgggttttcccagacatatgATAACCCTCTTTACGCATGGCCATTTATACCAGGAAACGTGATGCTAATCCTCACTCTTAAATTAAGCACGGATCccaccttattctataactatacACATAccttagagcagaggtgtcaaagtccctcctcgagggccgcaatccagtcgggttttcaggatttccctaataaatatgcatgagatctatttgcatgcactgctttcattgtatgctaatagatctcatgcatattcattggggaaatcctgaaaacccaactggattgcggccctcaaggagggactttgacacccgtgCCTTAGAGGAACACTCCAATCCACCCATTACCTTCTCATTTCCAAGCCCCCTTCTTGGACTTACATATAAAATTTAATCTtattaagatcccaattattggcactaactgGCTTGTTATTCATTTAAATTCTGCATACAAATTGGATACACACCCAAATTTGTGGgcacaatttttagcactttttatagattTCAAGGGAATGTGTAAAGAGGGCACACTTTTCCTGATGATCCATGGATATGTGCAGCATCAACCATGCATGAACCATCAAGATTATTTAAGCCTCTTTGCTTATTTGGCAGTTGGGTAGGGGGCCACACAAATTATTTGTTTAATTCTGGGGCATGGACCAGGATCAACTTGCACTGGCAAGCTGCAGCAAGTACAATCCACACAGTCTTTCACTCGAAGAAAAGGTTGGCCACACCAAAGGTTGTAAATTCCAAACTGAATGTTTACTCTTTCATCATAGAAAGGGTGCTGACTTGAACAAACTCCAGTTACTTTAACAAAGTCCAGCTATATACAATCTCTCCTTTTAGCTGGCACCTCAGATGTTTCAAACATCACAAAGATTCTCTTTGCTGAATGGACTCTGGCCATTCAGGAAAAGGAGATCTCCCCAAAAGACAAATCGCCTGCCCAAGGACAGATCTTAAGTCATTCTTCAAGACCACCCTCCAGGGAGTTAAAGAGCTGTCTTGGTCTCTCTGTAAGTTGAGCTTCTAGAAACTCCCAGCCTCACTCCCCATTGAACAGGGAGCCTGGCAGTTTCACAGGAGCTAGCAAGTCTAGCACACACCAACATGTTCCTATGACAATTTCTCCTTGTCCAGGTGCAGACTATTCAAAACCCAGCTGTCATAAATCCTTGCAATGCCTAGGACTGACAAGAGCAGTAATGATTTGTAGCCACTGTCACGGATGTAAACTCTTTTAACACACTATCACCCTTTACCATAGGCAGCCCTATAATCTAGGGACTGCACCCAGTTAGTTGATACCTACAGCACTGAAAACCTTTACACCACTCTAGCAGTCACAGTGAACATATGCACACTCTGTCCCTAACCTAGTGCatcgatatatatataaaatcatgagtgCTATAGAACTTTTTAATGAGGAATAGTTACTTAACCTTTCCTAGAATACAAGGACATGTCGTATAACAACTCACAATCAAGGTGTGTAATTTGTTGCTGGATAATATTGCCAAATTAATAGCACAGCTGGGATTAGAGAAGGTTTGGGTAAGTTTCTGGGAATGTAGGAGGTGATAATTTGTGGCTATGATTTGATGgtgattttattttgattttggtGTGTGATTTTAGTTTGTTTCTATTTTATGTAAGTTTGACGGTAACCCTCATAGATTTTATATATAAGATAGGAtagaaatttgttaaataaatgaGCAAAAGGGAGGAGGGTTTTCTGGCTCCTTCCTAATGACCCATATTGATTACTGTTGCAGGcaggatactggacttagtgaaccactggtctgacctagcttGACATTTCTTTGTTCTTATGCTCAGATCCATTATTTCTCATATCTTTAATGGTCAACTCTTTTGAAGGTACTCAACTGCTGTTAGAGGCCTGCATCCAGAATAATGTGAAGTATTTCATCTACACCAGCAGCGTTGAGGTGATGGGTCCAAACTACCGTGGCGACCCTGTCATCAACGGTAATGAAGACACGGCATATGAAAGCAATCATTACTTCCCTTACGGCCAGAGCAAGAAAGTGGCAGAAGAATACGTACTGAGGGCAAATGGTGAAGCGTTAAGGAATGGTGGCAGCTTGGTGACATGTGCTTTACGATCTATGTACATATTTGGAGAAGGGTGTCGCTTCCTTATGTGTCATTTGGATGATGCCATTCTGAACAAGGATGTTTTTCTCAGGCTGTCTAGAAAAGAGGCTATTGTAAACCCAGTCTACGTAGGAAACATTGCCTCGGCGCATATCCAAGCAGCCAAAGCCTTGAGGAACCCCGAAAAAGCCACGCAGATAGCGGGGAATTTCTACTACATCTCAGATGATACACCACCCATAAGCTACTCAGACTTCAATCATTCAATAGCTGAGGGGCTGGGCTTTGGAATTCAGTCCAAGCTAGCCATGCCGGTGCTGCTACAGTACTTTCTTGCTTCCTTGCTGCAGATGTTAAGTACCTTGCtaaaaccttttataaaatacgTCCCTCCTGTCAACAGGCACCTGCTAAATATATTTCACACGCCATTCACGTTCTCCTACAAGAAAGCCCAGCATGATTTTGGTTATCAGCCACCCCACAGCTGGGAGGAGGCAAAGCAATCAACAAACAAGTGGATCGCCTCAATAGTTCCACAGCGCAGGGAGTACCTAAAAAACGGCAAGCAGTGCTAGCAAATGACAGCAGCAGAGCTGAGCAAAACAGGGAGCCCTTCGACattagatttcaggtgtgccacatgAAAATAAACAGGTTGATCCAGTCCTAACTTTATTCCTGTTGCACGTATAGTGATTTTGTACTGATTTTCCCTCAGAAGCATGGGAAGTACAATCTGCAAGCCTGTGGTGGGGTAAAACAGCATCAGGATCAACCTGTCCCTTTTGATGTGGGGCCACTGAGTCACTCTTCATTACTTCTAAAATGGTGGAATGTTTGATTTTATTGGCAAATAATGGACAATCGTTTGGggaaatcactttttttttttcagacagaGCTTTAATGTATAAATTTTCAGCAAGGTGCCTAACCGCAAAAGTAATCATGTAGTTCTCAACCCACACAAATTCCAGGAGATTGTTCAAACACAATTTACATTATATTTGATTATTAGTTTGTTGTATGGCTTAAAGTCCTTGGCGTTCACTTAAtagaaaaacactgatttaagcCCTTGTTTGAAGTTTTATAAGAAATGGCCATCTTTTCTCACAGGCCAATCCCTCTAAGTTAAATCTTTAGGTCTGGAAATCAGCAAAATCATGGTGCTACATGATTGTATAGGGTACACATGTTAGTGGCAAGTTTACTGTGCAtgtacaatcttttttttttttttaatctggcaagttcttttaggcccacataaagaatacatctgttcacctatccgacaataaaagcctgccactacaaaagattcttggacagaactcttgccttccaggcaggcaaatggaacaattggctTAGTAACTTTATCAcactctcctcatcctacttcaattttagaaaattggtaaaaacgagtttgttcaatcgatttgtaaactaagaatctacACAGCTctgctaagaactatatagctttcaatatgtaagattgtactgttgactttgattgtaacctcttcgctgattgtccagcgcttcttgctgtaaaccgcctcgaacttccatggctttggcggtatataagaataaaattattattattattattattattattaattgcaaaatatttttatatatgaAAGTGCAAACTTTTTTTGCCAGCAGTTGTGCAAACTTGCTAACTTTCAACCTCGGGGTCTTCAGAATGCCAGCTGGGTCAGCAGACTCAGGCCGGCTGGGCTCCTCGTTAGTCCCATTGGTTTATTTTATATTCTTGTATGTACTTCAAATCATTGATTCAATCTTCTTTATACTTAATTATTCATAATTTCTCTTTTACAAATATGTGTTATTCAATTCATCAGTAAAACAGCTACATGCACTCAGTTTTAACCACCGTGTACTTAGCTTGCTTGGCAGCAACACCTCTCCGACGGAGTATCTGTTTCAACCCTTTCTTCAGGGAGCAGGTGAGCTTTTTAAAGCAAAATGCTGCAAAGCCAAAGTGAAAATCATATTAGTACCTTTATTGCTAACAATCTATGAAAAATTATTGTTCAACTTTTTCATCTAAACAACTTTGCACtttgatatataaaaaaaatttttgtatgataaatatattttaattctCAAAATTCGAATCTAACAATCTTAATTGCAGGCATTTTCCAACAACTCTTCTGCCCTCCCTTTACTCTTCCCCCATAAACATACatatagggcagggatctcaaagtccctccttgagggccgcaatccagtcgggttttcaggatttccccaatgaatatgcattgaaagcagtgcatgcacatagatccatgcatattcattggggaaatcctgaaaacccgactggattgcagccctcaaggagggactttgagactcctgataTAGGgcttcttctactaaaccgcgctagtggttttagcgccgggagctgcgaatgacccgcgctgctcccaatgctcataagaactctatgagcatcgggagcagtgtgggccattcagcgcggctccccgcgctaaaccCCCAAGCGCAGTTTATTAGAAGAAGGGGATtgtgtgtctctgaagtgttttgtatgataaatggaaatctttaattttgtatgttaatatgtaactcgccctggataaaggCGGGtgggaaacaaacaaacaaaccccccttATAATGTGGATTAAAGTATTACATACTTTTCAATGGCCAAGGAGATGATTTTATCAGGAGCACAGAACAGCATtttgagggcaattctataaaggggcaCTTAGTTTGAGGCACCAAAAAGGAACCTTTTCGGAtcatattctataaaagaaagcaGATGCCTACTTTACTGAATGCTACCTTAGGTTAGGCGCAACCACTTACATCAACTATAGAACTGATATAGATGCCGACTCCTAGATTGATACAAAACCATGTCAATTAACTGTGCACCCTGCCACACTCAGCCCATGTGCAAGCCCACCTTCAAACTGCATGCTATCACATTTAGGTGCCATTGTACTGAATAGTGGAAAGCTGGAATATTGCATTTACACGCTTATGTACACACATAAACACATATATGCCAGTATTCTGGTCCTTTATACATGTTCTTGTCGCCTAAATGTTGGCAttctttttatagaattacccccatttcctctaattctataaaaagtgctaaaacaTCACATGCGCAATTTTGGTTGCGTACCCAAATTGCATGCAAAATGTAATTGAACAACAAAATAATTAACGCCAATAATTGGCATTTTCACAAGCAATTATCGGTGCTAATTAGAATAAATTACAAGTTACATATATAAATTTAGACGCAGATATTGTTTTCTATTCTGAAGACTGAAACTGATCCATTTTCTATACAATTTTCTTTCTCTTATCCCAGCCTTGACATCTTGGCAAATGCATCTTTAGAAAAAATTGATTCATTATGTGCAACCTTTGGCACTTCATTCAGAAAGTAGAGATGCCGACATGTTTGAtactgtcccctgaggaaggcgacgctgtcactgaaacttggatcctagtcaggactttatttggtttttatatattttcaaataaaagacTCGTGACCATCAGTTGGcagtgacatctccagtgcctctttttgttgttCTCTATAGTAGTCCGAGGCTTtatctcttctttttttgttCTCCAACCTTTTTCTACTCTCATACAGACTCAGATGGAGTTGTTACACCTGGACAATCACTCAACTTCCGCAGATTTTACTGGTACGCATATTCGGCCATCATTTACTTTGCCTTATCTCACTGTTCTAACAAAAACATTCACTTCTTCTCTTGATCCGATTCCTTTGTAATGGTTAAATTTACCAGCTCATGTTCTCTTACCTTTGGCCCTTTCAATGATTACAACCTATTTGTCAACCTCTACAATGCCCTCAACTTGGAAAGCGGCTCTTGTTAGACCTATTTGAAAGTGATCATCTCTTTGACCCTGGTAATGCTACCAATTATTGCCCAGTTTTTCAACTATGCTTTCCCTCAAAGCTTACAGAGAAAATTGTATTTAATCAGCTCTCCAACTTTTTAAATCATTCCAACATTCTTCAACCCAGACAATCTGGCTTCAGGAAGGGTTTTAGCACCAAAACAACTATTACAGCCTTACTCAGTGAATTACTACTTCTAGTACTACTACTTAGGCATACGCGGTgctgcacattttgacatttatagacagtccctgctaggaagagcttacaatctaacttggacagacagacatgacatatagggttggggaagcagaacccaaggtgagaggagttgaaagcactttcaaagagatgggtttttaactgggcctttaacactgccagagacgggcCCACCGTAGGGATTACACTTGCACTTAGATGTAGGTTACATTACTTTAGATGTCTCTGTAGATCTTAGTgtggcctttgacctggtagattcTCCTCTTTTGATTCAAAGATTACAAGAGATTGGCATGGCTGATCAGGTTTTAGATTGGTTTAAATCATTCCTTTCTAACACCTTTTGAAGTTGACAGCTTAGATCAATACTCTTCATCATATCAATTGGATTGtagggttcctcaaggatcaattCTGTCTCCATCTCTTTTAAACATCTTTATTAGCTCTTTAGCTCTCCTTATCCAGCAATGTGGAATtagtttttatttctcttctgatgATATGCTGCTTATTTGTATTACAATACCCAACACAATTGATCTACAACCACTTCACAATTGCTTACAGAAAATAACCCATTGGCTAAGGACtcataaattggtttttaatactTCAAAAACATCTGTGTCTTGATTTTTCAGGTCATGTAACTCCCCCTTCCTCGCCTGTTTTCTCCATCATACCAGTTTCGACCTTTGAATGTCTGGGTGTTCTTTTTGATTCTGAATTATATCGTTCAGAAATCAAGTGTCTTCAGTAATACCAAAAGGTTTTCAGATTCTTATGTGTCTTCAATCAGTACTTCACCTTTTCAATTTTCAAACATTACACTCCCAAGTTATCTTGTAACTTTTGACAAGGTTGGATTACTACAATATGGTCTTTGCAGGATTGCCTCAAAATCAGTGTCTTCAAAACACTATGGccatagtggcataccaaggtggggtgggggggaaatctgccccgggtgcagccttaggggggtgcacagccggcctggTCCCTATCACGCAATCACCctcccagcaagagcagcaaacctccctccagtagcgtcggctgcttcgcggctttctcctccctctgccatgtcactgatgacgtcatcagtgacacatcaccggcaggagaaagccgcgaagcagccgacgctactggagggaggtttgctgctctcgctgggagggtcgtaaaagttcacttgggggggagagagatagtagggtcagcggggtttcagctgggaggggggagaagcagtctgcctcggtgctccaaggcctggcaccattatcttctttgggcagcagcagcttttacaattcgctgctgttgtcgACTTcatgccttcctctctgctgggtcctgcctacttcctgttttcatgaagacaggacccgacagagaggaaggcctgaagccggcaacagcagtaaaTTGTGAATGCTGTACTGTccaatgaagttcaggacaccaggccttgggtgacagaaggaggaaagggagcagagggggagagaattggggagagtgttgctgtacccaactggagggaatgaaaggagatgctagggcttggagggaaaaagagacgccagggcttggagggaaggaggaaggtatgccagatcaagggaaaaagaaggggaaaaggaaggaggagatgtcagagcatggagggggagggagagatggaagaaaaggaaaggagagaaatgccgggaatcagggaagggatgatgccataccgtgaggtgggaaggaaagaaaggagaagagagtgatgccagagcataggggagggggtggtgatagagagagaaaaacggagaggtgacagagttggaatcaatcatgtacaaaggagagaaggggcacgggatagatagtttatggaaggagcatagaaagagggaagatgccatatggaagaaagagagagagggtgcacactggatagaaagagcacagagggcagtgaatggaaggggtgagatagagggtgaacagtagatggaaggggtagagaaagggaaacagatactgaatggaagtgtgggggagaggaaggacagctgctaaatggaagtgtgagggaaatggggagcagatgctggaaggaagtggggaggagaaagaaaaaaagggcacatgcaggattgagggaagaggt
This window contains:
- the HSD3B1 gene encoding 3 beta-hydroxysteroid dehydrogenase/Delta 5-->4-isomerase type 1; amino-acid sequence: MSYSLAGVSCMVTGAGGFLGSRIVQQLLQEEEELAEVRLMDTTFSPELLKTYEKFQGKTDVKFLKGDIRDATFLQKACQGLSLVIHAASIIDHIGCLDEELVKAVNVKGTQLLLEACIQNNVKYFIYTSSVEVMGPNYRGDPVINGNEDTAYESNHYFPYGQSKKVAEEYVLRANGEALRNGGSLVTCALRSMYIFGEGCRFLMCHLDDAILNKDVFLRLSRKEAIVNPVYVGNIASAHIQAAKALRNPEKATQIAGNFYYISDDTPPISYSDFNHSIAEGLGFGIQSKLAMPVLLQYFLASLLQMLSTLLKPFIKYVPPVNRHLLNIFHTPFTFSYKKAQHDFGYQPPHSWEEAKQSTNKWIASIVPQRREYLKNGKQC